A section of the Glandiceps talaboti chromosome 8, keGlaTala1.1, whole genome shotgun sequence genome encodes:
- the LOC144438613 gene encoding protein mago nashi homolog produces MSSEFYLRYYVGHKGKFGHEFLEFEYRPDGKLRYANNSNYKNDVMIRKEAYVHKAVIEELKRIIEDSEILQEDDALWPQPDRVGRQELEIVMGDEHISFTTSKIGSLIDVNQCKDAEGLRTFYYLVQDLKCLVFSLIGLHFKIKPI; encoded by the exons ATGTCGAGTGAGTTTTATCTGAGGTACTATGTCGGCCACAAAGGGAAATTTGGCCACGAATTTCTCGAATTTGAATACAGACCAGATG GTAAACTTCGGTATGCAAATAACTCTAACTACAAGAATGATGTCATGATTAGGAAAGAG GCGTATGTACATAAAGCTGTTATTGAAGAATTGAAGCGAATCATTGAAGACAGTGAAATCTTACAAGAAGACGACGCATTATGGCCACAACCAGACAGAGTTGGAAGACAAGAATTAGAAATTGTGATGGGCGATGAACATATATCTTTCACTACAAGTAAAATTGGATCATTGATAGACGTGAACCAATGCAA GGATGCCGAGGGTCTTCGTACATTCTACTATCTGGTCCAAGATCTTAAATGTCTTGTCTTTTCATTAATTGGGTTACACTTCAAGATCAAACCAATCTAA
- the LOC144439105 gene encoding uncharacterized protein LOC144439105 has translation MLRVGFSFRVVAATVAVCTNIVTCSIPPDCGANLYQQSGLYGNTSCRPCSKCPPGMYASRECEDQRDTECKNCSEGTYSTSWSRSTICRTCTHCPPHLHTVQDCTTKQNAKCAAGCDHGYFLDELTDLCNPCSSCTSEDPNYTPPRVRECIQQGMPKDQQCVPTKHAGIFAPQNKLVKLTQTTSEPAVGKLTSVKNTFSSNFSSFVGEISSFNVSDHNSTSTTITIIVIIAVIVLLASISACIVYVVCLYRKKKSIVTDSEEMIARGNMNGDYFNVNIDIDTYRGQKDTDRLVRESQL, from the exons ATGTTACGAGTAGGTTTCAGCTTTAGGGTTGTTGCAGCAACGGTGGCTGTTTGTACAAATATTGTG ACTTGCTCAATTCCTCCTGACTGTGGAGCAAACTTATACCAACAATCTGGTCTATACGGAAACACAAGTTGCAGGCCTTGTTCTAAGTGTCCTCCTGGGATGTATGCCTCTCGAGAATGTGAAGATCAAAGAGATACCGAATGCAAAAACTGTTCTGAAGGCACTTATTCTACATCTTGGAGTCGGTCAACTATTTGTCGAACGTGTACCCACTGTCCTCCCCACCTCCATACAGTCCAGGATTGTACGACAAAGCAGAATGCCAAATGTGCCGCTGGCTGTGATCACG GTTATTTTTTAGACGAACTGACAGATTTATGTAACCCATGCTCTTCTTGTACATCCGAAGACCCTAACTATACACCACCTCGTGTCAGAGAATGCATTCAACAAGGCATGCCGAAAGACCAACAATGTGTTCCTACAAAACATGCAGGAATTTTTGCTCCGCAAA ACAAGTTGGTCAAACTAACACAAACAACAAGTGAGCCGGCAGTTGGAAAATTGACTTCCGTGAAAAACACCTTTTCGAGTAATTTCTCCAGTTTCGTTGGCGAGATATCTTCCTTCAACGTCAGTGATCATAACTCAACGTCAACGACTATCactataattgtaataataGCAGTCATCGTCCTTCTTGCGAGCATAAGTGCTTGCATCGTATACGTAGTATGCTTGTACCGTAAGAAAAAGAGCATTGTAACAGACAGTGAAGAAATGATCGCTCGTGGTAACATGAATGGAGATTACTTCAACGTAAATATCGATATTGACACCTACCGTGGTCAGAAGGACACTGACAGATTGGTACGAGAAAGTCAGTTATAA